In Pseudomonas glycinae, the DNA window GCAGTTGCAGGATCGAGTGGGCCGTCACCGACTTGCCCGAACCCGACTCGCCGACCAGCGCCAGGCACTCGCCGGGGCGGATGTCCAGGCACAGGTTGCTCACCACGGTCTGGCCATGGAAGGCGACGCTCAGATCACGGATTTCGATCAGGTTGTCAGTCATTTCAAGGATCCGTTCATGAGCGCGGGTCAAAGGCATCGCGCAACGCTTCGCCGATGAATACCAACAGGGAAAGAATCAGCGCCAGGGTGAAAAACGCGGTCAAGCCGAGCCACGGCGCTTGCAGGTTCTGCTTGCCTTGACCGATCAGCTCGCCCAGCGACGCGCTGCCGGCGGGCATGCCGAAACCCAGGAAATCCAGCGCGGTCAGGGTGGAAATCGCCCCGGTCAGAATGAAGGGCAGGTAGCTCAGGGTCGCGTTCATCGCGTTGGGCAGGATGTGCCGGACAATCACTTTGCGATCGCTCAAGCCCAGGGCCCGGGCAGCCTTGACGTACTCGAGATTGCGCCCGCGCAGAAACTCGGCGCGCACCACGTCCACCAGTGCCAGCCAGGAAAACAGCGCCATGATCCCCAGCAGCCACCAGAAGTTCGGCTCGACGAATCCCGAAAGGATGATCAGCAGGTAAAGTACCGGCAACCCCGACCAGACCTCCAGCAAGCGCTGGCCGAGCAGATCGACCCAGCCGCCGTAATAGCCCTGCAGGGCACCGGCCGCGATGCCGATCAGGGCGCTGACAAACGTCAGCATCAGGGCGAACAGGATCGACACCCGCGCGCCGAAGATCACCCGGGCCAGGACGTCGCGCGCCTGATCGTCGGTGCCCAGCCAGTTGACCGAAGTCGGCGGGCTCGGTGCCGGTTTGTTGAGGTCGTAGTTCGGGGTGTCGTCACTGAACGGAATCGGCGGAAACAGCAACCAGCCACCGTCCTTGCGGATCAGTTTCTGCACGTAGTCGCTGCGGTAGTCGGCCTGGAACGGCAGTTGTCCGCCGAACTCCTGTTCGGTGTGACGCTTGAACACCGGGAAGTACCACTGGCCCTGATAACTGACGACCAACGGCTTGTCGTTGGCGATCAGCTCGCCGCCGAGGCTGAGCAGGAACAGGCCAATGAATAACCACAGCGACCACCAGCCCCGGCGGTTTTTCTTGAAGCGTTCGAAACGGCGACGGCCCAGAGGCGAGAGCTTGAACATCAGGCATTCCTCGCGGCGAAGTCGATGCGCGGGTCGACCAGGGTGTAGCACAGGTCACCGATCAGTTTTATCAGCAGGCCGAACAGGGTGAAGATGAACAGCGAGCCGAACACCACCGGATAATCGCGGGACACGGCCGCTTCGTAACTCATGCGCCCCAGGCCATCGAGGGAGAAGATCACTTCGATCAGCAACGAACCGGCGAAGAACACACTGATGAACGCTTGGGGAATGCCCGACACCACCAGCAGCATCGCGTTGCGGAACACGTGTCCGTAGAGCACCCGGTTTTCGCTCAGGCCTTTGGCGCGCGCGGTGACCACGTATTGGCGGGTGATTTCGTTGAGGAACGAGTTCTTGGTGAGGATGGTCAGGGTGGCGAAACCGCCGATCACCAGCGCCGTGACCGGCAGCACCAGATGCCAGAAGTAGTCGGTGATCTTGCCCAGTGTCGACAGGGATTCGAAGTTGTCGGACACCAGCCCGCGCACCGGAAACCAGTTCAGCGAGGTGCCGCCGGCGAACACCACAATCAGGAACATCGCGAACAGAAACGCCGGCATGGCGTAACCGATGATGATCGCCGTGCTGCTCCAGATATCGAAATGGCTGCCGTGGTGCACGGCTTTGCGGATGCCCAGCGGGATCGACACCAGATAGGTGATCAACGTCGCCCACAGCCCGAGGGAAATGGTCACCGGCATTTTCTGCAGGATCAGGTCGGTGACCGTGGCGCCGCGGAAGAAGCTTTTGCCGAAATCCAGTTGCGCGTAATTCTTGAGCATCAGCCACAGGCGTTCATGGGCCGGTTTGTCGAAGCCGTACTGTTTTTCGATGTCCTTGATCAGTTGCGGATCGAGGCCGCGGCTGGCGCGGGACGTGCCGCTCATGGTCTCGCTTGCACCGCCGCCGACACTGGCGCCGCCAATGCCTTGCAAATGGGCGATGGCCTGTTCAACCGGCCCACCCGGTGCGGCCTGGATGATCACGAAGTTGACCAGCAGAATGATCACCAGCGTCGGGATGATCAGCAGCAGGCGCCGCAGTATGTAAGCCCACATCAGTGCGGCCCTCCGGGTCTGCCACGGCTGATTTTCTCGGCCGTCATCTGCTGATTGGTCAGCGGCGTGCTGCTGATTTCCCACCAGCTCTCGATCGCTTCGTCATTGCTCGCCTGCACGGTGGGAATGCCGAAACGGTTCCACCACACAGTGGACGTGCCCGGCGGGTAATAGTTGGGAATCCAGTAGTAGTTCCATTGCAGCACGCGATCCAGCGCATGGGCATAGCGCAGCATTTCAGGCTGGGTCGAGGCGCGGATCAGGCCGTTGATCAAGGTGTCGACCGCCGGGTTCTTCAGCACCATGTAGTTGTTGGCGCCGGGATCGTTGGCCGACGCCGAACCGAAGTAGTTCAACAGCTCGCCGCCGGGAGAAGTGGTGACCGGGTAGCCGGTGACGATCATGTCGTAGTCGCGGCTCATCAGGCGGTTGACGTACTGCGAGGAATCGATACGACGGATGTCGAGGTTGATGCCGATCTGTTTCAGCGTGCGCTTGTAGGGCAGCAGCAGGCGATCCATGCCGTTCTGGCTGACCAGAAAGGTGAAACTCAGCGGCTCGCCGCGTTCGTTGACCAACTGGTCGCCATCGGGTTTCCAGCCGGCCTGTTCCAGCAGCTCCAGCGCTTGCAGTTGTTTGTCGCGGATAATGCCGCTGCCATCGGTCTTCGGTGCTTCGAAAACCCGGGTAAACACCTCGTCGGGAATCTGTCCGCGCAAGGGTTCGAGAATCTTCAGTTCGGCGGCGTCCGGCAACTGCCGGGCGGCCAGATCCGTGTTGGAAAAGTAACTCTGCTGGCGGATGTACATATTGCGCATCATCTGCCGGTTGCTCCATTCGAAATCCCAGAGCATGGCCAGCGCCTGGCGTACCCGACGATCCTGGAACATCGGCTTTTGCAGGTTGAACACGAAACCCTGGGCCGACTGCGGCGCCTCGGTGGCCAGATGAGCCTTTTGCAGGCGACCGTCGCTCAGAGCGGGGCTGTCGTAACCGATGGAGTAACCGGTGGCGGAGAATTCTCGGTTGTAGTCATA includes these proteins:
- a CDS encoding ABC transporter permease — translated: MFKLSPLGRRRFERFKKNRRGWWSLWLFIGLFLLSLGGELIANDKPLVVSYQGQWYFPVFKRHTEQEFGGQLPFQADYRSDYVQKLIRKDGGWLLFPPIPFSDDTPNYDLNKPAPSPPTSVNWLGTDDQARDVLARVIFGARVSILFALMLTFVSALIGIAAGALQGYYGGWVDLLGQRLLEVWSGLPVLYLLIILSGFVEPNFWWLLGIMALFSWLALVDVVRAEFLRGRNLEYVKAARALGLSDRKVIVRHILPNAMNATLSYLPFILTGAISTLTALDFLGFGMPAGSASLGELIGQGKQNLQAPWLGLTAFFTLALILSLLVFIGEALRDAFDPRS
- a CDS encoding microcin C ABC transporter permease YejB, with amino-acid sequence MWAYILRRLLLIIPTLVIILLVNFVIIQAAPGGPVEQAIAHLQGIGGASVGGGASETMSGTSRASRGLDPQLIKDIEKQYGFDKPAHERLWLMLKNYAQLDFGKSFFRGATVTDLILQKMPVTISLGLWATLITYLVSIPLGIRKAVHHGSHFDIWSSTAIIIGYAMPAFLFAMFLIVVFAGGTSLNWFPVRGLVSDNFESLSTLGKITDYFWHLVLPVTALVIGGFATLTILTKNSFLNEITRQYVVTARAKGLSENRVLYGHVFRNAMLLVVSGIPQAFISVFFAGSLLIEVIFSLDGLGRMSYEAAVSRDYPVVFGSLFIFTLFGLLIKLIGDLCYTLVDPRIDFAARNA
- a CDS encoding extracellular solute-binding protein produces the protein MRLAFPTLMFTAVTLLLGITGVDAAPQHAMTVYGEPAKYPPGFSHFDYTNIQAPKGGTMRRSAIEIGHFDHVLPYIDKGIGVSQIDGLLYSPLAQRSLDEPYTVYGLVAQKMERSDDGLSLRFFINPKARFADGKPITAEDVRYTYDLLMTQGSLRYRTQFADVKGAEVEAPLTVRFDFKSNENRTLPLDIATLPVFPEHWWKTRDFAGGGGYEPPLGSGPYRVGKVDSGRSITFERNPDWWGKDLPVSRGLYNFDHFSIEYFGDTDVARQVLRGGAYDYNREFSATGYSIGYDSPALSDGRLQKAHLATEAPQSAQGFVFNLQKPMFQDRRVRQALAMLWDFEWSNRQMMRNMYIRQQSYFSNTDLAARQLPDAAELKILEPLRGQIPDEVFTRVFEAPKTDGSGIIRDKQLQALELLEQAGWKPDGDQLVNERGEPLSFTFLVSQNGMDRLLLPYKRTLKQIGINLDIRRIDSSQYVNRLMSRDYDMIVTGYPVTTSPGGELLNYFGSASANDPGANNYMVLKNPAVDTLINGLIRASTQPEMLRYAHALDRVLQWNYYWIPNYYPPGTSTVWWNRFGIPTVQASNDEAIESWWEISSTPLTNQQMTAEKISRGRPGGPH